A single region of the Ascaphus truei isolate aAscTru1 chromosome 6, aAscTru1.hap1, whole genome shotgun sequence genome encodes:
- the CNR2 gene encoding cannabinoid receptor 2, whose protein sequence is MSECDINTAENSTSCGTHVIDLQCYMILNSRFQKISIAVLCVAAGALCILENTLVLYMIWTSAHLRSKPSYLLISSLALADLLASLIFSYSFVDFHVFHGAGSPAVFLFRLGGVTTSFTASLGSLLLMAFDRYICIHKPAAYKAMVTRKKALLALAGMWISIIIISYLPLMGWNCCQLNTTCSELFPLIGNMYLASWIALVVVLLTSIIFAYAHILWKAHSHAIYMETRNINAVQGQARLRIDIMLAKTLVLVLTVLVLCWSPVLFLMIHSLLYSLNKLNKTIFAYCSTLCLVNSMVNPIIYALRSWHLRRKLDRGLAKFRRLLRLSEKQQEVEEAQKNSGVDTICEDTVCDTDA, encoded by the coding sequence ATGAGCGAGTGTGACATTAATACCGCAGAGAACTCCACGTCATGTGGTACTCATGTTATAGACCTTCAGTGCTACATGATTCTGAACAGCAGGTTCCAGAAGATCTCTattgctgtgctgtgcgtagcaGCGGGAGCCCTGTGCATTTTGGAGAACACCTTGGTTCTCTACATGATATGGACCTCGGCCCATCTCAGAAGCAAACCTTCCTACCTGCTCATTAGCAGTTTGGCTCTGGCCGACCTCCTGGCCAGCCTTATATTCTCCTACAGCTTTGTTGACTTCCATGTTTTCCATGGAGCAGGTTCTCCCGCAGTCTTCTTGTTCCGACTTGGTGGGGTCACCACATCCTTCACCGCATCGCTCGGAAGCTTGTTACTCATGGCTTTTGACAGGTATATTTGTATTCATAAGCCAGCTGCATATAAGGCTATGGTGACCAGGAAGAAAGCTCTGCTGGCTTTGGCTGGGATGTGGATCAGCATTATAATAATCTCATACCTTCCTCTAATGGGATGGAATTGCTGTCAACTTAACACTACCTGCTCTGAACTGTTTCCACTGATTGGCAACATGTACTTGGCAAGCTGGATTGCACTGGTGGTGGTTCTCCTAACTTCAATCATCTTCGCCTATGCACATATCCTATGGAAGGCACACAGTCACGCAATTTATATGGAGACGCGCAATATTAACGCCGTACAAGGGCAAGCCCGGTTGCGAATAGACATTATGCTGGCCAAGACTTTAGTGTTGGTGTTAACAGTCCTTGTGCTGTGCTGGTCTCCTGTTCTGTTTCTCATGATACATAGCTTGCTTTATTCGCTCAACAAGCTTAACAAGACCATATTTGCCTACTGCAGCACTCTTTGCTTGGTCAACTCCATGGTCAACCCCATTATTTATGCGCTGAGGAGCTGGCATTTGCGCCGTAAATTGGACAGAGGCCTCGCAAAGTTCAGGCGCCTTCTGAGGCTCTCGGAGAAGCAGCAGGAGGTGGAAGAAGCCCAGAAGAACTCTGGTGTTGACACTATATGTGAGGACACAGTTTGTGACACAGATGCATAA